Proteins found in one Salmo salar chromosome ssa26, Ssal_v3.1, whole genome shotgun sequence genomic segment:
- the LOC106594546 gene encoding fibronectin type III and SPRY domain-containing protein 2-like, which yields MRHVLTPSRHKYEFLHSGWSPDIRITLNPVRIGLSLNYERGILSFFNVDLEQHLHTFYCSFLHYVHPCFALDNPGALTVRTGVEAPQYVHLV from the exons ATGAGACATGTCCTCACCCCATCCAG ACACAAGTATGAGTTCCTCCACAGCGGCTGGAGCCCAGACATCCGGATAACGTTGAACCCTGTGAGGATAGGGCTCAGTCTGAACTATGAGAGAGGGATCCTGTCCTTCTTCAACGTAGACCTGGAACAACACCTCCACACCTTCTACTGTAGCTTCCTACACTACGTTCATCCCTGCTTTGCTCTGGACAACCCCGGTGCGCTCACTGTTCGCACTGGGGTAGAGGCACCGCAGTATGTCCACTTGGTCTGA